One genomic region from Gopherus flavomarginatus isolate rGopFla2 chromosome 20, rGopFla2.mat.asm, whole genome shotgun sequence encodes:
- the LOC127037774 gene encoding DNA-binding protein RFX5-like isoform X1 encodes MADDKAGPKVSKKGSSQSGNSRGDATEPSTLLQKLKSTISKSVQNKVDSILQDVQKFSDNDKLYLYLQLPSGPSSGEKSSLDLSSLSTAEHMHACNWIRNHLEEHTDTCLPKQDVYDTYKRYCDNLCCHPLSAANFGKIIREIFPNIKARRLGGRGQSKYCYSGIRRKTVVSMPPLPSLDLKVADTSELTDLVQSYHDELVDAACALTCHWAEKILKRSFNNIVEVAQFLIQQHLISSRSDRADLVMAMVVSESSENIHRDTRPSQTARKNGLETSDSTVKTQAQNKKENNSKPSVPPRAERKKTPGTPKLVSSPQVNALVARLPFLLPRIQANERLMPLGAQAIRSFPPILAPKITAMPIGSTVKMAALPLPVGMASSLPINLAPGVNGAVGLVSQQAAVPVINMILPSMSIPVAEIPANPKSAAGGGSDRHGPVKSSEGPAGSQQEAQGVKGAKRPPESPTEAATIKRKRGRPRKRLDEAEACSPDKCSGTEEGGAPETEGGGDASHEGSPSRSSFVLGGNGGSPSLCPGELGGLCVGGLDSRAKGASPGADNRGNLLDADQAMGTSQVSVIQDSRFSGLSQLKAGTQELELEDNLQVQMNRGKASVPGCQGPQEGRPHPRSPLGDTKPGSLRKSPALLLLSAISAPDDHAQPSDSGSSPDLQGDASGSEESLAAGLHSAGASEDKAARRQHSPASKRLHSPQSAADHP; translated from the exons ATGGCTGACGACAAAGCTGGTCCCAAGGTCTCTAAAAAGGGAAGCTCGCAGTCTGGAAACTCCCGAGGGGATGCCACAGAGCCCAGCACCCTGCTGCAGAAACTGAAGAGCACCATCTC CAAATCCGTGCAGAACAAAGTGGACAGCATTCTG CAAGATGTGCAGAAATTTTCAGACAACGATAAACTCTACCTGTACCTACAGCTGCCGTCCGGTCCGAGCTCTGGGGAAAAAAG CAGCCTGGACCTGAGCTCCCTGAGCACTGCTGAGCACATGCATGCGTGCAACTGGATCCGGAATCACCTGGAGGAACACACGGACACCTGCCTGCCCAAGCAGGATGTCTACGACACATACAA GCGATACTGTGATAACCTCTGTTGTCACCCTCTGAGTGCCGCTAACTTCGGGAAGATCATCCGGGAGATCTTCCCAAACATCAAAGCCAGAAGACTGGGAGGACGAGGACAATCGAA GTATTGCTACAGCGGCATCAGGAGGAAGACAGTGGTCAGCATgccacccctgcccagcctggaccTCAAAGTTGCCGATACT TCGGAGCTCACAGACCTGGTGCAGTCGTACCACGACGAGCTGGTGGACGCGGCCTGCGCTCTGACCTGCCACTGGGCTGAGAAGATCCTCAAGCGCTCCTTCAACAACATCGTGGAGGTGGCTCAGTTCCTCATCCAACAGCACCTCATCAGCTCGCGCTCCGACCGCGCTGACCTGGTCATGGCCATGGTGGTCTCAG AAAGTTCAGAAAATATCCACCGAGACACTCGACCATCACAAACTGCCAGGAAGAACGGATTGGAAACATCAGACAGCACTGTCAAAACCCAGGCTCAG AACAAAAAGGAGAATAACTCAAAACCCTCCGTCCCGCCCCGAGCCGAGAGGAAGAaaaccccagggacccccaagctGGTGAGCAGCCCCCAAGTCAACGCCCTGGTGGCTCGCCTGCCTTTCCTCCTGCCTCGCATCCAGGCCAACGAGAGACTGATGCCACTGGGTGCCCAGGCCATACGGTCCTTCCCTCCCATCCTGGCTCCCAAGATCACAGCCATGCCCATCGGGAGCACGGTCAAGATGGCTGCCCTGCCGCTGCCGGTGGGCATGGCCTCCTCCCTGCCTATCAACCTGGCACCAGGCGTGAacggggcagtggggctggtcaGCCAGCAAGCGGCAGTGCCGGTGATCAACATGATCCTGCCCAGCATGAGCATCCCTGTGGCCGAAATTCCAGCCAACCCCAAGAGCGCAGCCGGGGGCGGCAGCGACAGGCACGGCCCTGTCAAAAGCAGCGAGGGGCCGGCcggcagccagcaggaggcacagggAGTCAAAGGGGCCAAACGCCCCCCAGAGTCGCCCACTGAGGCTGCCACCATTAAGAGGAAGCGCGGTCGGCCCCGGAAGAGGCTGGATGAGGCGGAGGCCTGTTCGCCGGATAAATGCAGCGGCACAGAGGAGGGGGGTGCCCCTGAGACTGAAGGAGGGGGCGATGCCAGCCATGAGGGTAGCCCATCACGGAGCTCGTTCGTCTTGGGCGGGAATGGAGGGTCGCCCAGCCTGTGTCCCGGAGAGCTGGGAGGGCTCTGTGTGGGAGGCCTGGACAGCCGGGCTAAGGGAGCGTCACCTGGTGCTGACAACAGAGGCAACTTGCTGGACGCTGACCAAGCCATGGGCACCTCCCAGGTGAGCGTCATCCAGGACAGCCGGTTCAGTGGTCTGAGCCAGCTGAAAGCTGGCacccaggagctggagctggaggacAATTTGCAGGTGCAGATGAACCGAGGCAAGGCTTCTGTACCAGGATGTCAAGGCCCCCAGGAGGGGAGACCTCACCCCCGCTCTCCCTTGGGAGACACTAAACCGGGGAGCCTGCGAAAAAGtccagccttgctcctgctgtCAGCGATTTCTGCCCCCGACGACCACGCTCAGCCGTCCGATTCTGGGAGCTCTCCTGATTTGCAGGGCGATGCGTCTGGATCGGAGGAGTCGCTGGCGGCGGGTTTGCACTCTGCCGGCGCTAGTGAGGACAAAGCCGCTAGGCGCCAGCACAGCCCTGCTTCCAAAAGGCTCCACAGCCCCCAGTCCGCAGCGGATCACCCCTGA